One Brassica napus cultivar Da-Ae chromosome A1, Da-Ae, whole genome shotgun sequence genomic region harbors:
- the LOC106437435 gene encoding expansin-like B1 → MKTFNVLHLLLVQVIVLLPLICLSDDFVSSRATYYGSPDCTGNPRGACGYGEFGRDINNGEVSGVSSRLWNNGTGCGACYQVRCKIPPHCNEEGVYVVATDYGEGHGTDFVFSPKAYGRMARPGTEDQLYSFGVVDVEYQRVPCKYDGYNLVYKVHEKSYNPHYLAVLILYVGGVNDILAVEAWQEDCKEWRRMRRVFGAVHDLQNPPRGTLTLRFLVYGSAGINWIQSPNALPADWTAGATYNSNILLT, encoded by the exons ATGAAGACATTTAACGTCTTGCATCTTCTGCTTGTTCAAGTCATTGTCCTTTTGCCTCTCATTTGTTTATCTGATGACTTTGTTAGCTCTAGAGCTACTTATTATGGCAGTCCCGATTGCACAGGAAACCCTC GAGGAGCATGTGGGTATGGAGAATTTGGAAGAGATATCAATAATGGTGAAGTGAGTGGTGTTTCATCGAGACTATGGAACAATGGAACTGGATGTGGTGCTTGTTACCAG GTGAGGTGCAAAATACCTCCGCACTGCAACGAGGAAGGAGTATACGTAGTAGCTACGGACTATGGAGAGGGACATGGCACAGACTTCGTTTTTAGCCCAAAGGCTTACGGCCGTATGGCGCGGCCAGGCACAGAGGATCAGCTATATTCCTTCGGTGTGGTCGACGTTGAGTACCAGAGGGTCCCCTGTAAGTACGATGGGTACAATCTTGTGTATAAGGTCCATGAGAAAAGCTATAACCCTCATTATCTTGCCGTCCTTATCTTGTACGTTGGTGGTGTCAACGACATCCTTGCCGTTGAAGCCTGGCAG GAGGATTGCAAAGAGTGGCGACGCATGAGAAGAGTGTTTGGAGCGGTTCACGATCTGCAAAATCCACCAAGAGGCACTCTCACTTTGAGGTTTTTAGTATACGGAAGCGCCGGTATCAATTGGATTCAATCTCCAAACGCTCTTCCCGCAGACTGGACCGCCGGAGCCACTTACAACTCCAACATTCTACTTACTTGA